A single genomic interval of Drosophila virilis strain 15010-1051.87 chromosome 2, Dvir_AGI_RSII-ME, whole genome shotgun sequence harbors:
- the Npc2d gene encoding uncharacterized protein Npc2d yields MQPNTLICLSLLLLASLLNGVQGDDKMPATEVKRCSGNKPFPLEVRVSGCVVPPCDVIKGTVQTFEIDFAVDKYITSATTLVRATTLGIITVPYELPEDVAAVCPNLMYGAYCPLYPTEDVTYKFEFPIGEYPEIGVKIEIYLVDQDRDIATCFVCDIKVKKGSAGSQVYELNYLN; encoded by the exons atgcaGCCGAACACTTTAATCTGCCTAAGCCTTTTGCTGTTGGCTTCTTTACTAAACGGCGTCCAGGGCGACGATAAGATGCCCGCCACAGAAGTCAAACGCT GCTCGGGCAACAAGCCTTTTCCGTTGGAGGTGCGAGTTAGTGGCTGTGTGGTGCCACCATGTGATGTCATCAAAGGGACTGTTCAGACGTTTGAGATTGATTTTGCTGTAGACAAGTATATTACTAGTGCTACGACTCTGGTAAGGGCCACTACGCTGGGTATTATAACGGTGCCCTATGAGCTGCCTGAGGATGTGGCCGCAGTCTGTCCGAATCTAATGTATGGCGCCTACTGTCCACTATATCCCACGGAAGATGTTACCTATAAATTTGAGTTCCCAATTGGTGAATATCCCGAAATTGGTGTCAAAATTGAGATCTATCTGGTGGATCAGGATCGCGATATAGCCACCTGTTTTGTGTGTGATATCAAGGTGAAGAAGGGCTCCGCAGGCTCTCAGGTCTACGAACTGAACTACCTTAACTAA